The Quercus robur chromosome 7, dhQueRobu3.1, whole genome shotgun sequence genome has a segment encoding these proteins:
- the LOC126693498 gene encoding DNA-directed RNA polymerase V subunit 5A-like has translation MEGAGTEAEGQGEMNGDQEILGPCMSSYVDQESTESHRYYLARRTVLEMIKDRGYSVPTSEIELSLQDFRAIHGQTPDIERLRLSATHRTDPLKRILVIFCGPSMVKVNSIRLITSQIANKETLSGLILIVQNHITNQALKAVDILPFKVEIFQITDMLVNITKHVLKPKHRVLTDQEKQRLLKKYNIDEKQLPRMLQKDAIARYFALEKGQVLKVTYGGEITQSHVTYRCVW, from the exons atggagggTGCTGGTACTGAAGCTGAGGGGCAGGGTGAAATGAATGGGGATCAGGAGATTCTAGGACCTTGTATGAGCAGCTATGTGGACCAAGAAAGCACCGAGAGTCACAGATACTACCTAGCTCGCAGAACTGTGCTGGAAATGATCAAGGACCGAGGCTATTCTGTACCCACTTCAGAGATCGAGCTCTCTCTCCAAGACTTCAGAGCCATTCATGGCCAAACTCCCGACATTGAGCGCCTCCGCCTCTCCGCCACTCATCGCACAGACCCTCTCAAAAGA attttggtaattttttgtgGCCCAAGTATGGTAAAAGTTAATTCGATCCGTCTCATTACAAGTCAGATTGCCAACAAGGAGACTTTAAGTGGGTTGATATTAATAGTGCAAAACCATATAACAAACCAAGCTTTAAAAGCTGTGGATATTCTTCCATTTAAAGTTGAAATATTCCAG ATCACTGACATGCTGGTTAACATTACTAAGCATGTGTTAAAGCCAAAGCATCGCGTTCTGACTGACCAAGAGAAACAAAGGCTCTTAAAAAAGTACAACATAGATGAAAAGCAG CTTCCTCGAATGTTGCAAAAAGATGCAATTGCAAGATACTTCGCCCTTGAGAAAGGGCAAGTGTTGAAGGTTACCTATGGTGGTGAAATCACCCAGTCGCATGTTACTTACCGATGTGTCTGGTGA